In one Cottoperca gobio chromosome 12, fCotGob3.1, whole genome shotgun sequence genomic region, the following are encoded:
- the LOC115016632 gene encoding aquaporin-3-like → MGKQRDTLKKLARTFQIRHVLLCQALAECLGTLILVMFGCGAVAQMVLSGGSHGTFLTVNFAFGFAATLGILVSGQISGGHLNPAVTFSLCLLGREPWRKFPLFFFYQTVGAFLGAAVVFGMYFDALWDFSQGELIVVGKNATAGIFATYPSKHLTLVNGFFDQIIGTAALIVCILAIVDPHNRPVARGLEPFTVGCVVLVIGLSMGFNSGYAVNPARDLGPRVFTALAGWGREVFTANTYWFVVPICAPFLGAVVGVLIYQLMIGYHLEGEVQEKQREEEEDEEEEEERFKRSNMTTNEDA, encoded by the exons atgggaaaacaaagagacactttAAAGAAACTGGCAAGGACCTTTCAGATCCGACATGTGCTTCTCTGCCAGGCCCTGGCAGAGTGCCTGGGAACCCTAATTCTGGTG aTGTTTGGTTGCGGTGCAGTAGCACAGATGGTGCTAAGCGGAGGCTCCCATGGCACGTTCCTCACAGTCAACTTTGCTTTTGGTTTTGCTGCAACATTGGGAATCCTTGTGAGCGGACAGATCTCAG GTGGTCATCTGAACCCAGCGGTGACCTTCTCCCTGTGTTTACTTGGGAGGGAGCCTTGGAGGAAGTTCCCGCTGTTCTTTTTCTATCAGACTGTCGGGGCCTTTTTGGGTGCAGCGGTCGTATTCGGCATGTATTTTG ATGCATTATGGGACTTTAGCCAGGGGGAGCTGATCGTGGTGGGGAAGAACGCCACAGCTGGGATTTTTGCCACATATCCATCCAAACATCTCACCCTGGTTAATGGATTCTTTGATCAG ATTATTGGAACAGCCGCGCTGATCGTGTGTATCCTGGCCATAGTTGATCCACACAACCGTCCAGTGGCGAGAGGTCTGGAGCCCTTCACCGTAGGCTGTGTGGTGTTGGTCATCGGCCTGTCAATGGGATTCAACTCTGGCTATGCTGTCAACCCAGCCAGGGACCTGGGGCCGCGCGTCTTCACGGCTCTCGCAGGCTGGGGCAGAGAGGTCTTCAC AGCAAACACCTACTGGTTCGTTGTGCCCATCTGTGCGCCCTTCTTGGGTGCAGTGGTGGGTGTGCTGATTTACCAGCTCATGATTGGATACCATTTAGAAGGAGAAGTGCAAGaaaagcagagggaggaggaggaggacgaggaggaggaggaggaaaggttCAAACGTTCCAATATGACAACCAACGAAGATGCATGA